The Microbulbifer sp. YPW1 genome contains the following window.
GCGTCGTCGCCGACGTAGACGATCTCGTCACCGCGCACGGCGACGGCCTCCGCCCAGGAGTTCTCCTCATCGACGGTGTAGACCTTGCCGTTGGTAAAAACAAAATCGGCGACTTCCGCGGCGGGTGATGCGGCCCCGGGCTCTGCGGTGGTTGGGGCGCGGGATTCCGGTTTTTCGGAACAGCCGGCCAGAACAAAGGCCAATACGGCCGCCAGACTGAACAAGGTCTTTTGCAGGAACATGATTACCTCATAAACCGTTAACGGATTATTCAAGTTAGGCCTGAGACCGCTTCGGTTCCGGACCTTGCCATAGACGACCGATAGCAGCACTATCATTTTGTGAGTGGCATGCGGCTCAATGTCGAACAGATTTTTCCACGCAGTTTTTCAAGCTCTACTTGTTCGCCAGGTATTTCACGATGCCGTAAAAGCCTTCCAGGTTGTAGCCATCCAGATAGGTGTCCTTGGATACTGGCATGGAGCTGACCTTGACGATGGCGATATCATGATTCCTGTCGATGTAGATCCACTGCCCGTGAACCCCGATGGCCATGAACGCTTCCATGCCCGGCGTATGCTTGACCCACCACTGGCCGCGGTAGCTCCATTCGCCCTTCTTGTGGACAATGTCATCGGAATCGGGGCCCGCATCGAATGCCTCGATGCTGCCGCCCTTGGCGATCGTATCGACAACCGATTTCGGTATGACCTGCTTGCCGTTAAATTCGCCGTTGTTGAGCATCATCTTCGCGAATCGGGCCAGGTTGTACGGCGTGGCGTTCAGACCGCCCCCCGCAACCAGTGTGGCGTTGTTGTCGAGCAGTACATACGTCTCGCCCTCGGTGCCGATCTTCGACCATACCTCGTCGTAGAGCGCCTGTTGGAATGATGCGTTGTTCACGCGGTTGGTAACCCAGTTGACCACGTCGGTCTTGGGCGTCTGGTAGTGGAAGATTTCGCCATCCTTGTGCTCTTTGTCGGTCTTGAGGGTCACGAGGTATTCGTACAGGCTGTCGGGGTATTCGACGTCCTCCAATTTCGGCACCCACCCCAGTACAGCTGCATAGGTCATGATGCCCGACCTGGGATCGTCGTAAACCTCGCTAAAGTCCATGGAGTTGGTCATGTCGAGGACCTGGCCGAAGGTGGCGTTGGCGAAAGCCCCGTCCGTCACGTTGAGCTCGGGGACGTACTTCGTAACCGGATCTGACTCCTTCAATTTTCCATTGGCAACTGCTACCAAGCCCAGTAAGCCACCAAAGGATTTGGTCGCGGACATCATCTGATGCGGCGTATTCGGGGTCATACCGTTGAGAAATTTCTCGTAGACGATCTTGTCGTCGTGGATCACGACAATGGCGTCGGTCCAGGTCTCCTTCAGGAATTCGGCCAGGCTCTTCGTCTTGCCGGTACCTGGCTCGTTGATCTTTACGTCCTTGGCAAAATTCGGGTCGATATCCTTGCGGAGCGGCACCGGCACATCGGCGGCGGGCACATTCGCGGTAGGGTAGAACATCCGCATATGCTGATAGGCCCAGCGGTTATACGGTGGGGTTTGGAGCGCGTTGGCTTTGGTGACCCGTTTATCGGGCGGTGGCGGGAAACCTTCCATCAGTCCCAGTTCTTTTGCCGTGGCGTATTTGTCTTCCGCGTGGGCTACTGGGTTTACGGCAATGATGGCCGCTACTACCGACAGGGCGAGATAAGTGGTTTTCCGGAAAAAAACTAAGTTACCCATTGCGTATTTTCTCAATTGCTAGCTATTGAATGACGAGCAAGCCCACTGCTTGCTAGTCGTTGCTGCCCTTCTTGTAGGTAAATTTCCCGTCCATCATCGTCATTTCGACGCCGATATCCGCGATCTTGTCCGGGGCGACTTCGAGGGGGTTGCCGTCGAGCACCACGATGTCGGCGTATTTGCCGACTTCCAG
Protein-coding sequences here:
- a CDS encoding serine hydrolase, which encodes MGNLVFFRKTTYLALSVVAAIIAVNPVAHAEDKYATAKELGLMEGFPPPPDKRVTKANALQTPPYNRWAYQHMRMFYPTANVPAADVPVPLRKDIDPNFAKDVKINEPGTGKTKSLAEFLKETWTDAIVVIHDDKIVYEKFLNGMTPNTPHQMMSATKSFGGLLGLVAVANGKLKESDPVTKYVPELNVTDGAFANATFGQVLDMTNSMDFSEVYDDPRSGIMTYAAVLGWVPKLEDVEYPDSLYEYLVTLKTDKEHKDGEIFHYQTPKTDVVNWVTNRVNNASFQQALYDEVWSKIGTEGETYVLLDNNATLVAGGGLNATPYNLARFAKMMLNNGEFNGKQVIPKSVVDTIAKGGSIEAFDAGPDSDDIVHKKGEWSYRGQWWVKHTPGMEAFMAIGVHGQWIYIDRNHDIAIVKVSSMPVSKDTYLDGYNLEGFYGIVKYLANK